A genomic segment from Polyangium mundeleinium encodes:
- a CDS encoding AAA family ATPase gives MRPLDVPIGVSDFKALREGGKYYVDKTAFIGEVLRAPPQVLLFPRPRRFGKSLNLSMLKCFLERSPEDRRPLFEGLAVMRDPDALAHFQQYPVIYTRLGTVWAGDRVEARETLREEARRIYEAHSYLLTEGALTPHERARFLEIFERRADEALLCSALDDLSRFLHRYHGKRVVILVDEYDAPLHLSHVHKSFAETVDLIRKFLHSGIKDNPHLFKGVLTGILRVSNESIFSGLNNVVTYSILCSECATSFGFTEEETTRILRDAETYDQLERVRRWYQGYLFGKQSIFNPWSVLNFVRQSDVRFLDYWARESPSDISEELIARWFTQCYEDFEKLLRDEAIEKPIQDHIALRDATSHQETVWSILVMAGYLRAEVIAQREEDEDGEPICKLFFPNREVRGKFTRIFKRWMEAGIGGKPGLAELEMSLFEGNAERLAVLLEGFLLKLSTYDRAPKEIEAHYHVFLMGLLITLEGRIFEIKSNRESGYGRYDVMLIPKRPGLPGVVMELKVLPARGSRVPSKAKVEATLEAALLQIETLEYAQDLRERGAKPIHQIAVVFSGKRAWVRSRRASPRRLPPL, from the coding sequence ATGCGACCGCTTGATGTTCCCATCGGGGTTTCGGACTTCAAGGCGTTGCGCGAGGGCGGCAAGTACTACGTCGACAAGACGGCGTTCATCGGCGAGGTCCTCCGGGCGCCGCCGCAGGTGCTGCTGTTCCCGCGGCCGAGGCGGTTCGGCAAGTCGCTGAACCTGTCGATGCTCAAGTGCTTCCTCGAGCGGAGCCCGGAGGACCGGAGGCCGCTGTTCGAGGGGCTCGCGGTCATGCGCGACCCGGACGCGCTCGCTCATTTCCAGCAATACCCGGTCATCTACACGCGCCTCGGGACCGTGTGGGCTGGTGATCGCGTGGAGGCCCGGGAGACGCTCCGCGAGGAGGCTCGGCGGATCTACGAGGCGCATTCGTATCTCCTGACCGAGGGTGCCCTCACGCCGCACGAGCGAGCGCGTTTTCTGGAGATCTTCGAGCGTCGCGCAGACGAGGCCCTGTTGTGCTCGGCGCTGGATGATTTGTCCAGGTTCCTGCACCGGTACCATGGCAAGCGCGTGGTCATCCTCGTGGATGAATACGACGCGCCCCTGCACCTGTCTCATGTGCACAAATCGTTCGCCGAGACCGTCGACCTGATTCGAAAGTTTCTTCATTCTGGCATCAAGGACAACCCCCACCTGTTCAAGGGCGTCCTGACGGGCATTCTCCGGGTCTCCAACGAGAGCATCTTCTCGGGGCTCAACAACGTCGTGACGTATTCGATCCTGTGTTCGGAGTGCGCGACGTCGTTCGGGTTCACGGAGGAGGAGACGACGAGGATCCTCCGTGACGCCGAGACGTACGATCAGCTCGAGCGGGTGCGCAGGTGGTATCAGGGGTATCTGTTTGGCAAGCAGTCGATCTTCAATCCATGGTCGGTGCTCAATTTCGTGCGCCAGAGCGACGTACGGTTTCTCGATTACTGGGCGAGGGAGAGCCCGAGCGACATCTCCGAAGAGCTCATCGCCCGGTGGTTCACCCAATGTTACGAGGACTTCGAGAAGCTCCTGCGCGACGAGGCCATCGAGAAGCCCATTCAGGACCACATCGCGCTGCGGGACGCGACGAGCCACCAAGAAACGGTGTGGAGCATTTTGGTGATGGCCGGCTACCTGCGGGCCGAGGTGATCGCACAGCGCGAAGAAGACGAGGACGGCGAGCCGATCTGCAAGCTGTTTTTCCCGAACCGAGAGGTCCGGGGGAAGTTCACGCGCATCTTCAAGCGGTGGATGGAGGCTGGCATCGGTGGCAAGCCGGGGCTTGCCGAGCTCGAGATGTCCCTTTTCGAGGGGAACGCGGAGCGGCTCGCCGTCCTCCTGGAGGGCTTCCTGCTCAAATTATCCACCTACGATCGCGCGCCGAAAGAAATCGAAGCGCATTATCACGTGTTCCTCATGGGATTGCTCATCACGCTCGAAGGGCGAATCTTCGAGATAAAATCGAACCGTGAATCGGGGTATGGGCGATACGACGTGATGCTGATCCCGAAGAGGCCGGGCTTGCCTGGTGTGGTGATGGAGCTCAAGGTCCTGCCGGCGCGAGGCTCAAGGGTGCCCAGCAAGGCAAAGGTCGAGGCCACGCTGGAGGCCGCGCTCTTGCAGATCGAGACGCTCGAGTACGCACAGGATCTGCGCGAGCGAGGCGCGAAGCCCATCCATCAGATCGCGGTCGTCTTTTCGGGCAAGCGCGCCTGGGTGCGGTCGCGTCGTGCATCACCGAGGCGCTTGCCGCCACTGTAG
- a CDS encoding reverse transcriptase domain-containing protein: MELRRDRALGSPLRENRTAGSARGDEPKGNQGPVPTHHAIDHGWLLRFVEHRIADRKTLRLVRKWLRAGVMEDGTWTEGKVGTPQGATISPLLANIYLHYVLDLWIQQWRTRYATGDMIVVRYADDFIVGFQRHADAVRFLEGLRERLRGFSLDLHPKKTRLISFGLFAASKREERGLKGKPETFNFLGVTHICGKTRKGKFLLMRRTMRDRLRAKLRELKGELMQRRHLPIPEQGRWLGQVVRGYYAYHAVPANIEALQAFRTQAERHWRFALARRSQRGRPNWEKMRKLSKRWIPTPRILHPWPFDRFDVRTQGRSRVR, encoded by the coding sequence ATGGAGCTTCGCCGCGATCGTGCTCTGGGGAGCCCGTTGCGGGAAAACCGCACGGCGGGTTCTGCGAGGGGGGACGAGCCCAAGGGAAACCAAGGGCCCGTCCCTACCCACCATGCCATCGACCACGGATGGCTACTCAGATTCGTCGAGCACAGGATTGCGGATAGGAAAACCCTGCGGCTCGTCCGCAAATGGCTGAGAGCAGGTGTGATGGAGGATGGTACGTGGACGGAGGGCAAGGTGGGTACGCCACAGGGGGCGACGATATCGCCGCTCCTGGCGAACATCTACTTGCACTACGTACTCGACCTGTGGATCCAGCAGTGGAGAACGCGGTACGCCACCGGCGACATGATCGTCGTGCGTTATGCCGATGACTTCATCGTGGGCTTCCAGCGTCACGCCGATGCGGTGCGGTTTCTCGAGGGGCTACGCGAGCGATTGCGCGGCTTCTCGCTGGATCTGCATCCCAAAAAGACGCGACTGATCTCCTTCGGGCTGTTCGCAGCCAGTAAGCGAGAAGAGCGTGGCTTGAAGGGCAAACCGGAGACTTTCAATTTCCTCGGCGTCACGCACATCTGCGGTAAGACGAGGAAAGGCAAGTTTCTTCTCATGCGGCGGACGATGCGGGACCGGCTGCGCGCCAAGCTCAGGGAGCTCAAGGGCGAGCTGATGCAAAGGCGCCACTTACCGATCCCGGAGCAGGGGAGGTGGTTGGGGCAGGTGGTGCGCGGCTATTACGCGTATCACGCGGTCCCGGCCAACATCGAGGCACTGCAAGCCTTTCGAACCCAGGCCGAGCGGCACTGGCGATTCGCGCTCGCGCGACGCAGCCAGCGAGGCCGGCCGAACTGGGAGAAGATGCGCAAGCTGTCAAAACGATGGATCCCGACCCCGAGAATCCTGCACCCCTGGCCCTTCGATCGCTTCGACGTCCGTACCCAAGGCAGGAGCCGAGTGCGTTAG
- the ltrA gene encoding group II intron reverse transcriptase/maturase, with protein MTTGLSRIAEKAKADRKVRFTSLAHLLTPEFLLETWKQMNRRGAGGVDGETMQEFERDLEARIDGLHARLRAGQYRPPPVRRVEIPKGDGKTRPLGIPTVEDRLVQRAVARILSAIYEQDFLGCSYGFRPGRKPHQALRALRSHVVAGKVRHVYEADIRGYFNHINHDWLRKMVAHRIADPVILRLIGRWLRAGVMLDGIVVRVHEGSPQGGPISPVLANIYLHYVLDLWFERKFKAWCQGEAYLTRFADDFVVCFQYKRDAERLDRILTKRMGKFGLELAREKTRMLLFGRFARGQMAEYGKKPETFEFLGFKHVCGVDRNGKAAVVRIPSTKSCRKFLDRIHECLRRHMHWRRRDQQRELASRLRGFYQYFALSHTLPKLFWVLGEVKRQWRRAIRRCGQRSRSHWAYLEAKSWFHLPHPKLLHPAV; from the coding sequence ATGACAACAGGACTGTCGCGCATCGCGGAGAAGGCAAAGGCCGATCGGAAGGTCCGCTTCACGTCACTGGCGCATCTGCTCACGCCCGAGTTTCTGCTCGAGACGTGGAAGCAAATGAATCGACGTGGCGCGGGCGGGGTGGATGGCGAGACGATGCAGGAGTTTGAACGCGATCTGGAAGCGAGGATCGATGGGCTCCACGCGCGGCTACGGGCGGGCCAATATCGGCCGCCTCCCGTGCGACGGGTGGAGATCCCCAAGGGCGACGGCAAGACGCGACCGCTCGGGATCCCGACGGTAGAAGACCGCCTCGTTCAGCGCGCCGTGGCGCGGATCCTCAGCGCGATCTACGAGCAGGACTTTCTGGGCTGTTCGTATGGATTTCGGCCCGGGCGCAAACCGCATCAGGCGCTGCGTGCGCTGCGAAGCCACGTCGTGGCGGGAAAGGTGCGGCACGTGTACGAGGCCGACATCCGCGGGTACTTCAACCACATCAATCACGACTGGCTGCGGAAGATGGTGGCCCACCGCATTGCCGACCCCGTGATCCTTCGCCTCATCGGGCGGTGGCTCCGGGCTGGCGTGATGCTGGATGGCATCGTCGTTCGCGTGCACGAAGGCTCCCCGCAAGGGGGGCCGATCAGCCCCGTGCTCGCGAATATCTACCTGCACTACGTGCTCGACCTCTGGTTCGAGAGGAAGTTCAAAGCGTGGTGTCAGGGGGAGGCGTACCTGACGAGGTTCGCCGACGATTTCGTCGTATGCTTCCAATACAAGCGAGACGCCGAACGCCTCGACCGCATCCTGACGAAGAGGATGGGGAAATTCGGGCTGGAGCTGGCCCGTGAGAAGACCCGGATGCTGCTCTTTGGGCGGTTTGCACGCGGACAGATGGCCGAATACGGCAAGAAGCCGGAGACCTTCGAGTTCCTCGGCTTCAAGCACGTATGCGGCGTCGACCGCAATGGCAAGGCCGCCGTCGTGCGTATTCCTAGCACGAAGAGCTGTCGCAAGTTTCTGGACCGAATACACGAATGCCTTCGGAGACACATGCACTGGCGGCGGCGTGACCAGCAACGCGAGCTCGCGTCACGGTTGCGCGGCTTCTACCAGTACTTTGCGCTGTCGCACACCCTGCCGAAGCTCTTCTGGGTCCTCGGCGAGGTGAAGCGGCAGTGGCGCCGGGCGATTCGACGGTGCGGACAGCGCAGTCGTTCGCACTGGGCATACCTCGAAGCAAAATCGTGGTTCCACCTTCCGCATCCCAAGCTGCTTCACCCGGCGGTCTGA
- a CDS encoding MbtH family protein, producing MSEDSSEYLVVVNHEEQYSIWPALREIPAGWRDAGKRGSKQECLAYIEEVWTDMRPRSLREKMAEAQKAQDG from the coding sequence ATGTCCGAAGACAGCTCGGAGTACCTGGTTGTTGTGAATCACGAAGAGCAATATTCCATCTGGCCCGCCCTCCGAGAGATCCCCGCGGGCTGGAGAGATGCGGGGAAGCGGGGGTCGAAGCAAGAATGCCTCGCCTACATCGAAGAGGTCTGGACCGATATGCGCCCGCGAAGCCTGCGTGAAAAGATGGCGGAAGCGCAAAAGGCGCAGGATGGATGA
- a CDS encoding thioesterase II family protein, which yields MTSWFWAAHPRVAPRIRLFCFPYAGAGANVYRGWASRVPPDVEVVALQLPGRGPRLREPAVDRLEPLFQALRGAFLPYQGVPFVFFGHSMGAVLAFEFCRWLRRHGDAAPMHLILSGCEPPPPESDSPPPRRLSDTDLIAWMRSMGGTPEGVLDNAEYMQLALPALRADLALVDAWRPMPEAPLDIPVTIMGARDDTLVPASVLEGWRDHTRSAYACHLFSGGHMFIRTEEASVLELICSVLVSGR from the coding sequence ATGACCTCCTGGTTCTGGGCCGCGCACCCGCGGGTGGCGCCCCGGATACGATTGTTCTGCTTTCCTTACGCGGGAGCGGGCGCGAACGTGTACCGCGGGTGGGCGAGCCGAGTACCGCCGGACGTGGAGGTCGTCGCTCTGCAGTTACCGGGCCGCGGGCCACGGCTTCGGGAGCCTGCGGTGGATCGGCTGGAGCCTCTGTTCCAGGCGCTGCGGGGCGCATTCTTGCCGTATCAGGGCGTCCCGTTCGTGTTCTTTGGACACAGCATGGGAGCAGTACTTGCGTTCGAGTTTTGCCGGTGGCTACGTCGCCACGGTGACGCCGCTCCGATGCATCTCATCCTCTCAGGCTGCGAGCCACCGCCGCCTGAGAGCGACTCCCCCCCTCCCCGGCGATTGTCCGACACGGACTTGATCGCATGGATGCGCAGCATGGGTGGGACGCCTGAAGGGGTGCTGGACAACGCGGAATACATGCAGCTCGCGCTGCCGGCCCTGCGCGCGGATCTCGCGCTCGTGGACGCCTGGCGACCCATGCCCGAGGCCCCACTCGACATCCCCGTGACCATCATGGGCGCTCGCGACGACACGCTCGTGCCCGCGTCCGTTCTTGAGGGCTGGCGTGACCACACACGGAGTGCGTACGCATGCCATCTTTTTTCTGGAGGGCACATGTTCATCCGCACCGAGGAAGCTTCGGTGCTGGAACTGATATGCAGCGTCCTCGTGAGTGGTAGGTAA
- a CDS encoding JmjC domain-containing protein, with the protein MTSTFSPGLRTLLQIDDPRTFLDQCWPDRHVVVHGPIERLTGFADISAAEDVRALLEHGHTYRRADYRSSTQFFSVENPSIEEAYHLYQIGFTLYVYDVDSPAFNAWKVALAEELNLPPGGVVMTAFASRPGAGSRAHFDAQENFMVQVRGHKRWRIAPNKHVAYPSDNYFVGSEPNATLRKQIQGPLPQDIPEDALTVDMQPGSVMFLPRGYWHETDTVEDSLHWVVQAQVPIWSDVLQFILKHTPLMHELPWRSPVARAWKGTGPSADLMRELGAKLRELGSWLEQANAEELLGSAVREQVQQEMIQSIKAAQPTLNPPPEGR; encoded by the coding sequence ATGACAAGCACGTTCTCACCTGGCCTGCGTACCCTGCTGCAGATCGATGATCCCCGCACGTTCCTCGATCAATGCTGGCCCGACCGGCACGTGGTGGTCCACGGTCCGATCGAGCGACTGACCGGCTTTGCAGACATCTCCGCCGCCGAGGATGTGCGGGCGCTGCTTGAGCACGGCCACACCTACCGTCGCGCAGATTATCGCTCGTCCACCCAGTTCTTCAGCGTAGAAAACCCCTCCATCGAGGAGGCATACCATCTCTACCAAATTGGTTTTACGCTGTACGTCTACGACGTGGATTCGCCTGCGTTCAACGCCTGGAAAGTGGCGCTGGCCGAGGAGCTGAACCTTCCGCCTGGGGGGGTCGTCATGACCGCTTTCGCTTCGCGGCCGGGGGCAGGCTCGCGCGCGCATTTCGATGCACAGGAGAACTTCATGGTGCAGGTGCGCGGCCACAAGCGCTGGCGCATCGCACCGAACAAGCACGTGGCTTACCCCTCGGACAATTACTTCGTCGGCAGCGAGCCGAACGCAACCCTGCGCAAGCAAATTCAGGGCCCGCTCCCCCAAGATATCCCTGAGGATGCGCTCACGGTCGATATGCAGCCGGGCTCGGTGATGTTCCTTCCTCGCGGTTATTGGCACGAAACCGACACCGTCGAGGATTCGCTGCACTGGGTCGTGCAAGCGCAAGTGCCCATCTGGTCGGACGTGTTGCAGTTCATCCTTAAGCATACGCCGCTGATGCACGAGCTGCCGTGGCGCAGCCCGGTGGCCAGGGCCTGGAAAGGCACAGGGCCGTCAGCCGATCTGATGCGCGAGCTCGGCGCGAAGCTACGCGAGCTCGGCTCCTGGCTCGAGCAGGCGAATGCAGAGGAACTGCTAGGGAGCGCCGTGCGGGAGCAGGTGCAGCAGGAAATGATCCAGTCCATCAAGGCCGCACAGCCGACACTCAATCCGCCTCCTGAGGGTCGATGA
- a CDS encoding aspartyl/asparaginyl beta-hydroxylase domain-containing protein has protein sequence MNQHTPSKKALDVQRQQRLTAAEVREGVQKALEELLARHGEQAMARVVECCEIAVGLKEPTYGHPLQRPSFIFFPGLPSKAWYDPASYETTGRLTRALEEAFPSIRHELKALQGRSEPWAPYIDGEYALAKFHPLQQDAWASFTLRHDGQMIEATREFCPATYAVLEEIEPYLTSTGEAFFSTLRPGVSLPPHHDDSNLKLTVHLGLDIPPDCGIKVGTETRTWQEGRCLMFDDTFLHEAWNHSDRTRTCLLLDVWHPELTPQEIDAITFLSRLIGDGWGLPGADGTERATLAT, from the coding sequence ATGAACCAACACACTCCTTCGAAAAAAGCTTTGGACGTGCAGCGGCAGCAACGGCTCACCGCTGCCGAGGTGCGAGAGGGCGTGCAGAAGGCACTCGAGGAACTTCTGGCCCGTCACGGTGAGCAAGCGATGGCGCGCGTCGTGGAATGCTGCGAGATCGCCGTCGGCCTTAAAGAACCGACCTACGGCCACCCCTTGCAACGCCCCTCGTTCATCTTCTTTCCTGGCCTGCCATCAAAGGCCTGGTACGACCCGGCCTCCTACGAGACGACCGGGCGGCTCACGAGAGCGCTGGAGGAGGCCTTTCCTTCTATACGCCATGAACTGAAGGCGCTCCAGGGCCGCTCCGAGCCCTGGGCGCCCTACATCGACGGCGAGTATGCACTGGCCAAGTTCCACCCGCTGCAGCAGGACGCATGGGCCTCGTTTACGCTGCGCCACGACGGCCAGATGATCGAGGCCACGCGGGAGTTCTGTCCGGCCACCTACGCCGTACTCGAGGAAATCGAGCCCTACCTGACCTCCACCGGCGAGGCCTTCTTCTCCACGCTCCGACCGGGCGTCTCGCTGCCTCCGCATCACGACGACAGCAACCTCAAGCTCACCGTGCACCTGGGCCTCGACATCCCACCTGATTGCGGCATCAAGGTAGGCACAGAAACGCGCACCTGGCAGGAGGGCCGGTGCCTCATGTTCGACGACACCTTTCTCCACGAGGCCTGGAACCATAGCGACCGGACTCGTACCTGCCTTCTGCTGGACGTGTGGCACCCGGAGCTCACTCCCCAGGAAATTGATGCCATCACGTTCCTTTCCCGCTTGATCGGTGACGGCTGGGGTCTGCCTGGCGCCGACGGAACCGAGCGCGCCACCCTTGCCACCTAG
- a CDS encoding 2-ketoarginine methyltransferase, which translates to MLRVDSLEPRLIEALQPIRGFAFATTLYHFFETGLFDCLRDSELALGELAERHGMDPARLEALLSFLQNEGILKQHEGRYGLTARGLGLEDFRGWYTMLVGGYGQTFLQMGERLQRGSPPATRDAARVGVGSCAISYFDAIPLTRSLMARIPGNPNRLLDLGCGNALYLAEFCTALPQVEAWGVEPDPEGYQAAVRVVRSRGLESRIRLTCSTALDFFRVVDTTYRPDFIVLGFVLHELLGQGGEAAVLELLRGATERFQGVHLIVIEVDQQMKNPRVMRHGLAMAYYNAYYLLHPFTQQRLETRAFWDDLFARAGLEVLARQDVDPSVDSTGLEVGYLLRKKS; encoded by the coding sequence ATGCTGCGCGTCGATTCCCTTGAACCTCGTCTCATCGAGGCCCTGCAGCCCATCCGTGGGTTTGCTTTCGCCACCACGTTGTACCATTTCTTCGAGACTGGCCTCTTCGATTGCCTCCGCGACTCCGAGCTCGCTCTGGGCGAGCTGGCCGAGCGACACGGGATGGATCCCGCGCGGCTGGAGGCGCTTCTCTCGTTCCTGCAGAACGAGGGCATACTGAAGCAACACGAAGGCCGCTACGGATTGACCGCGCGGGGGCTGGGCCTCGAGGATTTTCGTGGCTGGTACACCATGCTCGTAGGTGGCTACGGGCAGACGTTTCTCCAAATGGGCGAGCGGTTGCAGCGAGGAAGCCCGCCGGCCACGCGGGATGCCGCACGGGTGGGCGTGGGGAGCTGCGCCATCAGCTATTTCGACGCTATCCCGCTCACGCGCTCGCTCATGGCTCGGATCCCGGGCAATCCGAACCGCCTCTTGGATCTCGGATGCGGGAATGCGCTCTACCTGGCGGAGTTCTGCACAGCGCTGCCGCAGGTCGAGGCGTGGGGCGTGGAGCCAGACCCCGAGGGCTACCAGGCCGCCGTCCGCGTGGTACGCAGTCGCGGGCTGGAGTCGCGCATCCGGCTCACCTGCAGCACCGCGCTGGACTTCTTCCGCGTCGTTGACACAACGTACCGGCCCGATTTCATTGTACTGGGCTTCGTGCTGCATGAACTGCTCGGCCAGGGTGGCGAAGCGGCAGTGCTCGAGTTGCTGAGGGGCGCCACCGAGCGCTTCCAGGGCGTGCACCTGATCGTCATCGAGGTCGACCAGCAGATGAAGAACCCGCGCGTCATGCGGCACGGGCTGGCCATGGCCTACTACAATGCCTACTACCTGCTGCATCCCTTCACCCAGCAGCGGCTGGAGACACGGGCGTTCTGGGACGATCTGTTCGCGCGCGCCGGGCTGGAAGTGCTGGCACGCCAGGATGTGGACCCAAGCGTGGACTCGACAGGGCTGGAGGTCGGGTATCTACTGCGCAAGAAATCGTGA
- a CDS encoding beta-methylarginine biosynthesis bifunctional aminotransferase yields the protein MNRANAARPRCSGVVSGDSPLSTLQQRLLYMERFPERRFVNIVENVPQWPSVEGAPDSAWRYVHNYAPSRGQRDLLERIAARESRRRENDVTLEQILVTNGALHALAMIFRQHQQPGAVALCQAPVLGAVPEMLRSYGYRPVFFKSLDGRVDIAALRRLHSSDVRMIYLNTPLNPSGDILAPDTLEQLCALAHELGAILVADMVYDSYAFDHARVTSPQDLGVSWKNVYVVNSMSKNFGSPGLRVGWLVSTPENVHALLRVLELENISVCGLSQAIASDLLDRGNAVLVEAVRAGRQMLSERLPQIAGIRFDVPAGGTQIFAELPVTDVEEFCDFALAELGLCLVSASNYEGVQGAFVRLPMGAPPGTLENALALLGAGLDAYRERTPLP from the coding sequence ATGAACCGCGCAAATGCAGCGCGCCCGCGCTGCTCCGGCGTCGTCTCTGGCGATTCACCGCTCTCCACGCTGCAGCAAAGGCTGCTGTACATGGAGCGGTTCCCCGAGCGACGTTTCGTGAACATCGTCGAGAATGTACCGCAGTGGCCCAGCGTCGAGGGGGCGCCTGATTCCGCATGGCGGTACGTCCACAACTATGCCCCCTCGCGCGGGCAGCGCGATCTGCTGGAGCGCATCGCCGCGCGAGAGTCTCGGAGGCGCGAGAACGACGTCACGCTTGAGCAGATCCTGGTCACCAACGGAGCTCTGCATGCGCTCGCCATGATCTTTCGCCAGCACCAGCAGCCCGGTGCAGTGGCGCTTTGTCAGGCCCCGGTGCTAGGAGCGGTCCCCGAAATGCTGCGCAGCTATGGCTACCGCCCGGTCTTCTTCAAGTCGCTAGACGGCCGAGTGGACATCGCAGCATTGCGGCGCCTGCATTCCTCCGACGTTCGCATGATTTACCTCAACACGCCGCTCAATCCCAGCGGCGACATCCTTGCACCCGATACGCTCGAACAGCTGTGCGCTCTCGCGCACGAGCTGGGGGCCATCCTGGTGGCCGACATGGTCTACGACAGCTATGCGTTCGATCATGCGCGCGTGACGTCGCCGCAGGACCTTGGCGTGAGCTGGAAGAATGTATACGTCGTCAACTCGATGTCGAAGAACTTCGGCTCACCTGGGCTGCGCGTCGGCTGGCTCGTCTCGACGCCGGAGAACGTGCACGCGCTGCTGCGCGTCTTGGAGCTCGAGAACATCTCCGTTTGCGGATTGTCCCAGGCCATCGCGAGCGATCTCTTGGACCGGGGCAATGCCGTGCTGGTAGAGGCGGTCCGCGCGGGCCGGCAAATGCTCAGCGAGCGGCTGCCGCAGATCGCGGGTATCCGCTTCGACGTGCCTGCAGGAGGCACGCAGATCTTCGCAGAGCTGCCGGTCACGGACGTGGAAGAGTTCTGCGACTTCGCTCTGGCGGAGCTGGGACTCTGCCTGGTCTCCGCCTCCAATTACGAGGGCGTGCAAGGGGCCTTCGTGCGGCTGCCCATGGGTGCGCCGCCCGGCACGCTCGAGAATGCACTCGCGCTGCTGGGCGCAGGCCTTGATGCCTACCGCGAACGGACTCCCCTGCCGTAA